The DNA window AAGAACCCAAAAAGGACAGCATGCCGTAAGTATGACTGCCTCTCATTCTCCCACAGGTATGGCTCATACCTAACAAGTAAAAATACAACAGAGAATCATTAAGTCAGAAAAACAGATATTCAATTATACCATAATTCCCAATCACAACGGAAGAATAAATGAATGCTTCAATAGTTCAAAATACAAATAGCATGTGGACATGCAAAAGGAAAGAAGCCCCCTGAGAGTGGATGGAATAGTACACATTTAAAAGTGACACTAGACAACTAAAATCGGACCTTTACTTTACAAATTTATACTATATTTGAGAccttaaaaaacctaaataatttATCAGAGACCAGGTTGTCTGAATTGTGGCCTTAACAATTGACCTAACAAGGAGAATGCCACCCATGACTCTTAGGCCATAAGATTATGACAATCCCCATGAATGGTAATATCAACTTGACCTAACAAGGAGAATGCCAACCATGACTCTAAAGCCATAATATCGTAACAATCCCTATGAATGGTAATATCAAGGGCATGCCATGTGCAAGGAAATACAAACAACCTTTAGAACTAGAAGTCCAAGGTtgtacttattcaaaaatttccATGCTTTCCTTTTAAATTAAGGATGAAAAAGACTCACGTAAGCCAATCTATGGGATCAAGTCTCTGTGAAAAACGATTGATTAACCCATCAATACGCTCTCTAGAGACTGATTTCATCTGGCTTTGCTCCTGCTTCCGCCTGAAAGGAACTTTCACCTTTGGATTTCTAGATATCTCCTCATTAATATTACAATCACCACCAGAGAGAACATCAGCAGAAAATCTTAGGTCTAACAGAATTTGAAGAACTCCTTTCTCTGACACTTGAGACTGATGAGACTCTCTTGAGGAAAGGAAGTCCTCATAAATTTCAATAACCTGCACGAGGTATACAGTTAATACATACAAAGACGACAGAAAATGCAATAGATCAATTTTAAactaaactcattttctcttAACTTAAGCCACCACTGAAAAAATAGCccgtaagaaaaaaaaatagacccaaaaaaaaaaaagcaaatcagCTAGTCAAGGAATTCTAACTGTGCAAGTAATCAAGAATGTTTACGATTTACAATGAGattcaagaaaaatgaaaggacGAGGAAAGAAACTCTTAAAAGGTAAAAACATTGCAAATCAACAATGGAATATGAATGAAATACCAATCTGAGATTGCTAATGAGGAAACACTGCACTATAAGGATGAAGAAATGGCCTCATAacttctatttaaaaaacaaaaagagaaaaaaaatcaataaaataagcTCAAGAATAAGAATATGgcaataaaaatcaagtatataCACACATACATCACCACATTAAAAAAGAGTTTGTGGAACAAGTAGAGTCAATTGTCCAGCCAAGTTGCATACCTTCTCCAATAGGCTTGAAGCAAATTTTTGCAGAATTGATTTGTCAAGTACATGACCTCCAATTCTATGGATTTCTTCACATGCCCGAAACAGAAAAGAGATGATATAGAGTGAAGGCATGGATGGGAGTGAAATTTTCATTTCAGCTTGACTCTCATCAGATTGTTCTTGCTTGACTACTGTCTCTTCCCAGCCCTGCCCCACATTCAGCGGATGACAAAGCTTAGTACTATTTTCTATAAAGATGCTTAACAGCAAACACAAGTACTGTTTTCTATAATAGCACACATCTCTTTAAGATGCTTAACAGAGATACAGggaatattttaaacaaaataaaagaagagaaagataaaTTGTCAAACAAACACCACATACCCTCAAGGGAGTTGTTGCCGATAATCCATCATCTTTTCCAAGATCCCGAGCAAGAATGGCTGAAAGCTCATCAGATAACCAGGATATCCATAAATTGTGAGCTCTGATGCAAAGATCCTTCATGATTCTGCCTAATTCTTCAAGTTTAGGGCTTGCACTTTCATTTGCTCCACGCAAAGCAGCAGTGGCAGATGAGCTCTGTCTTTTAGAGCTGGTGGGAGATTGTCTGCCAGGACTGTCAGGGATAGGATACTCATTCGCAAATCTAGATTGCCTCAATACCGATGGTAACTTATCAAAAACTGCAGCCATGGTATCTTTAGCCCAAAATCTTGGAGAGCCCAGTATCACTGGAATGTGTTTTGAGTGGTTTTGAAATGCAAACAAGAGTCTCCCAATGTAAAGAGATTTCTCAACAACTATGGCAGGAGGCACACGCTGACCAACATTGTTGGCATTCCCCATTGCAGCATATAAACTATCAAGCTCCTTCTTGAGTTCTGTCAATATGGTTGAAATGCTCTCATAACACTTGTCCTGTAAAAATGGTGCCAAATCCTTTATCCTGAGAGCTGCCTTTGGAGATTCTAAGAAACTGAGCAGGTCCTCAAGAACACTTTGGCAGCAGCTGTCCACTGCATCTCTGATTCGACTGACTTCAGGAGCAAAGTATGCACTGAGACAActatgaaaatcatttttttcaggCGATGCTTTATGACCAGGACCTAGACCAGACTTCTTTGTATTGGGTTCAATAAACCAAACCCCACCTCCTGTGGATGGTCTGTTCAAGTATGCCTGAAAGTCAATCTGTTCACCAGGAGTCTCCCCAGTTGCACAAATGGACTCTCCCAAATTGATAGCTCTGACCAAATCCTCAAATCGTGATATGATAATTGTTTTCATCCTCTGAACAAAAGCACCTTCAAATATCTCATCCCAGAGATCTGAGTCATCTTCTAAAACTAACTCTCGAATCCTGCTCCAAGGCAACTCAATCTCAGACCCGAAAACACTCTTGAGCCACTCCAAACTTCCCTCCAATACTTGCTTACTATCCATAGTCTCCCTGATCATCTTCTCGGCCACTGCAAGCTCTCCACCAGTAGCAATCGCATCAATCAAGAACTTCCCATTAATCTTACTCACAATCTGTCCACCACAATCTCTCAACCAACTCATACAAGTCCTGGCAATATATTCTTTATCGAGAGCAGCATTCACAGACTCGAGCTTTTCCCTAAACAGTTTCCACAATCTCACTTCCTCATCCGGATTCGGAATCCCCCCAAACAATTGGGAAGCGGGAGGAGAActcaaaataactttataaaacaaAGGCATATCATTCAAAACTTGCAAAAACAACTCCCCTACTTGCCCCACACTAACTTGAATTATCTTTAACACTTCACAAAACACAAAAACGACAACCTCACCACTGacaatatcattttttacatcaacCCCGCCAAAACCCCCTAATTTTTGCAAAATCCACGACTTTCTACTATCAAGAAACAAACCCAATACCTGATCAGGCTCCAATTCATCAATCACTGCAGCCGCAGCCAACGCATCCGCATAGCCCCCAATTTCCAATCCTTGATCTGACAATCTCTCGCGACTCTTCTGCGAAATCTGCGCTTTAAAACTCTCCACAATCTGCCATTGATGCTGCAAGAGTGGAAAATTCAACAAGATCTTATTATAATCCCTATTCACCAACTTACTCTGTACGTGTTTTGCACGTGCATACCTCCCTGCTGCctccaaaaacataaattcgTCCAAACATCCCCAGATATTCTCCGGGGTATCAACTAAATACTTGACCCGACATGCGATCCCATAGCTGTTACCACGAGTAGAGTTAGGGCTTGTGAATTTGGGGGTTTCTGATAACGGAGAAGCAGAAAGAGAACGAATGTTGGTGTGAATCGACGCGATATTGCGAGAGATTGATTCGCAATAGGATTTCATGTGAACGATAGAATCGGCCGAATCAATTAGGTCACGATATCGGTTACCGACTAATTGACGaagctcttctttcttttcttcgatTTGTTGTCGCGTTTCCGATTCGACATTGCGAATTTCGGGGATTGCTTTGGTACGGAACAGTGATTCGGCGTCTCGGTACCCTCCGCCGCTTAGCGAGGCGGCGCGTTCGTCGGTGACGGAGGGGGTAGATACTCTCATTGTTGaatgaattttaattgattttacatGTAGGTAGAGAAGCCGTCTCTAGCGGGTGAACTAAagtaaagagagagaagggttgtgttttttctttcttctttttttgggttaGATCTGGATGGGATGTGAGATTTAAGAATTTGGTTGTCTATTATATTTATAGTGATGGTAAATTTACTGAACTGACCCtccatttattatattttcgtTTGTGATGTggtaaaaatgaataaaaagtagAGTTAAAATGAAGGAGAAAAGAAATTAGTAACAGCATTGGAATGGTGCTCGCTACCTTGGCTTCGAGTTATGAAATTGAGGAGCAGCAATCTTTCTGGGAAATTGTCGTGGCCTTCACAAAACTGCACAGGTTTATGAACACCTGATACTGGAGACAACAAATTCTCTGGGAAGATACCAAATTGGATTGGTGAGAGGTTGTTGTCCCTGTTCATGCTAAATCTGCGAGCCACCCGCAAGACATTTCTCGTCgtattttctaatatatgtaAATCTGCATCATAATTAACCTCCGGTTTCTGATAAATGTAGCTTGTTGGCAGAAGACAaaggattaaaatttaaatagaggGAGATAGCTTTCCTAATTGTTGCAGTGTGAGAATTAAGAGTTCATCATTCATATGTTTCTGGATTTAGGTTGAGAGTCGGTGGATTTCAATGTTTCTGAACACAATAATACGGCAGTGTTTTGTGCTCAGACTTCTGTTGCAGGAACCGACCCGAAGTTGCTATCTGTAAACGTAGGTGAAATTCTTCAAACGACAAAACCTAACCTCGAGGCAAGTTTCATTTGCCAAGTTACCTGGTCGAACTTGATAGTTCATGGCCCTGGCTGAGACTTGGAGTTAAGAGCTCAGATTTTGGATTGGGCAtggataatattatattatacctaACCCGATCTCAAATGCATTAATAgccttaaaatcataaaatacttatataaaaagaaaaattagggtttttatagATCAAGTTCAAAAACAACTTGGAGTTAAAAAATCGGATTTAGATTGGGCACGGATAATGTTATACTTAACTCAATTTGAAATGCATTAATagctttaaaatcataaaatacagTTATAtacatagaaagaaaatttagGGTTTTTGCGAATCAGgttgaagttaaaaaaacagaatttaaaTTGGACATGCCCATCACTTCCCTTCCTCTTGCTCACTCCCACTCTCTTCTCCTGGGAGGAGCAACTCCGCGATGGCAACGGCTTCAGCTGATCCAGCAGCAGCAAATCTACTCGCAACAACAAATGTAGAACTTGCGACACTTTGGCTCTCTTCATAAGTTCAAGAGGATGTGTTTAGAATTATAGTAATATGgtggtgtttttttatataaatatattaaaataaaaattattttatttttaatattagtacattaaaacaatttcaaaatataaaaaattttattttaaatcaaaattaaatttaaaatttaaaaaaacatgatttatataCATTTCCAAACGAAATTCTTTTGCTCGACAGTGAATGGATGATGTGACAAGTGACAAATATTTATCATGGAAGAATTTCTATTTGTTTAGGTGTGTAAATTATTCAAAAGTAGGATATCCCACTTTCTCCTTTGTTGTTCCGTGACAATGTTGTTGTAGCCTTATTGCACTATTTTTGCCCCATAATTGTGcaagtaataattgttttatttttattgggaaaACTGGCTGATTAAGcacgtttttaaaataatttttaaaaaaataatttttttattttgttattttaatttaatattttttgatgttttctaattattttgaatatattttttttaataaaaaacatttaaaaaataatcataatcatattctcaaacaAGTTACAAACCATTTGTTCCTCagcttttatgtttttaatgtatAGATGGTTATGTGTTTATTATTCGTCAATACTGattgatttagattttaaaaaatttatacctCTCAAGTTTtgggttaaatataaataattatgttgaatttaaattcaaatataaattaaatacaaacttGATTTATAATATCTATTATCATCTCTGAttcaagaaaggaaagaaacataCACCAGCCAACACATTGGGATGAGTCAGCCATCAAATCTAACAATTTTTAgaatagtttatttttgtatttgaatgtatttttaaattatttttatccaaataaaataaaataatgctttttaatgtgttttttagatGGGAAAGtgatacttttcaaaatattttttattttaaaatgtattaaaataattttttttagttttttaaattattttttacatcaacaggttaaaataatccaaaaacattaaaaaataatttagaacaaaaatattaattttttttaaatattgtccaaTAACAATACCAAACAGCACCTTAATAGATTTGATatgcaatattaaaaattaaaaatatatacattttaatatttttcaattaaaaatatttttataaacccTCGCGTATATAGCGCTACCAAGCACAAACTCAAGGGCCAGGGTACTcgagttttccttttcttatttcacTTCCTTCCTTAACAAGCCTGTAATTCAAGTGTTTACCTGTCATCCATTTCTCCCTTCCTTTTTGACTTCAAGCCTTTCCCTTCTAataatctcttcttctttttttattattataaagagTTCCAAGATTTACACAGCAAGTCGAAGGTTTTGATTAGGTGATAATTGTATTGTAACAGGACCGGAAACTTGCCTCCCAAGGGAATTTccccttaattatatatataaaaaaagaggatagatttatttatttgttcaaaaaggATTCAAGAAACCATGCATTGGAACATGGAAAGTCCAACTCTTAAAATTCTCAATGTTCTCTTTACTAGCCTCGAACTAATTGCTACACTGCCTCGTTCGCCAAAAGAagccatgtatttttttattttatttttaacatgaatgTTTGGACCAGCTTGCGCGTACCTTGACTAATTCCAcaagccctgaagttaacgatcatataagtcTGCAGTGGCTATCATATGAAGCAACTTaggaatttgaaattgaaaaaaaccatatattttaatcatattaatgATGGAATTATCTATATATCTCTCAGAAAGTAATTTGAAATGTGTATCCTAATTAAGATTCCATGATTCGGAAGGTTTCATCACAGCTAGGCAGCCCCTCCTCCCaataaacagcatcaattcttCCACGCAGAAGAAACAAAGCAATCATTTTTAAGTTAcaattagattataaataaACAATGCAGCAAATCGCTTACATgagttgaattaaaaattttattcctaactaattttaatattgaagaataaaaacaatttgactaaaatagaaaaaacactaataaaaaaagcaatggtcaaatcttatataaaaaaataaggatgaattcaaaaaaaaaattatctaaaataaaaaaaaataacaataaaaaaacaagactagatctgaaaaataaaaaaaattaaaagataataaaatttaaaaaatatatgattttgtaaattatttctaataaaataaataatacctatgaagaacacataaaaaaaaaagttagatgcATGGCCAAACCACCTTTTCATGGCTGGAATTAATATCAACAAGAACTTCATCTCTATAACATCATAAACTGAAATTACCCTTTATCTAATaaggaattgaaaataaaataaaataaatggaactAAAATTGAATCTTCAACATCTAAAGGAGCTTAAATTATGTAGTTTGTAAATATGAAGGATCAAAGTTTACTTTGCGGTAACTCTAGACACGACATCCATTTTGAGCCcctttttttactgttttactTTGATCTTTCGCCTTTCGAATTTGTTTCTTCTAATAAATTAGAACTAATTGGTCTTCAATTATAATTATCATccgaaataaaaatttaatggaaaaaaaagaacaataaatcCACAATAATGTGTAAATGCGTGAACAAGACTTTCTCTACCGTAGAATGGCCACACCTCTTACTgttttctataataataataataataataataataataataatagttataatataataatacccAAGAatgaaatgagagagagagagagagatagaagtTTTTTCTCCCTCAGGAAACTTCTCTTGCAATACATTATCATCAATCACCATTGTTGGAGGCCATTTTTCTCCTACAGTCAAGTGACCATCTATAAATACCCTCCTCTTCCGATCTCTCCCTGCCCACAAATTAAATACCCTttccttcctcctcctcctccaaccATGTTCTATCAAATCcattaaaattcttaattcCTCTTTGATCACcaaacctctctctctccctcaccTACATGGCCAGTGAGAGCAAAAGAGAGTGATATACCGGAAACAACCCCCCAccggaaaaaagaaaaaagaaaatgcattcAGCAAATCACCGGGGAGGATCGTTTGAGATTTACAATGGAGCTGCAGAATCGACAACCGACGACGAGAAGAGTCGTAACATGGAGTGGGACAAGGCAGCCCTGCAACCTCAACGCCATCATCTAGACGAGACACAACAGAGCTGGTTACTGTACCGACAagagaccaagaaaaaaaagtacgTCGACTTCGGTTGCATAGCTTGTAGCCACAGAGCCTTGAAGTGGACGCTTTATGCATTTGTTTTTGCTGTTCTTGTCATTCTACTCCCTACCGTCCTCGCCAAGACTCTGCCGAAGCACAGGTCGAAGCCCTCTCCTCCTGACAATTACACTCTTGCACTCCACAAGGCTCTCCTCTTCTTCAATGCCCAGAAATGTAAGTCAAGTCAAACGTTACCACTCTTCTTTTCCCAGAGGTTTAGTTTCGTAGTAAATCATAAAGggtaaaaaatgtttttgtactTGCTCgcatgtataaaatataattgtctCGTGCACGAACAATACAATTCAAGTtcgtttttttctattattatttatttatttacaagccAAAAGAAAGCTAGCAATGAAATTAATGGGATGGCTTGCACTGCAGGGCTGTCACTCCCATCtcgaaaaaaaagaagattttcagaataaaatgaaatatttttaaggtGATGAGTAACAAAATAATAGACTAGGTTTTGCTAGAATGCAGGACTTAAAAAGGGTTAGAGATCATCAGATCCtgaattaaataacaaaatatattcttCCTAATTaaaaacggaaaacactttatatatttacatcaaagagaagaggaaattaattaattaatcttgtgATCTTACTTCATTATAATTAAACTAGTTTGGGAATCATCATTATAAAAAGACGGCCGTGCCCGTAATGGCCCCAACCAAACAATTTTCAAGTTTGTTTGAAACGGTTGATTCGGAGCCTGTTCCACCGTATTAGGTAAATAATGACTTTACAAGCCCTTGTGCAGAAAGGTTAACAGCATGCTGTGTGGGCCCTTTGCGTGTAGAATAAACTCGCCGGGTTTCCCTTCCTTATcgctaaattgaaaaacacacaatcttattcttctttttggATCCCTTTTTTTCCATGAACGCCCTTTCGAGAATGTTTGGTGGGTTTTCAATCAATCTGCAGAGTGAATTCCTTTAAATGAGCTGGTGATCTTGAGGCGTCGTCTCACATTCTGTATCAATTGTCTAATTCTGGTCGGTTCGAGATGCATACAGCTTTTCTCGGACTGCCAAATTTAGCCTGTCAGTATTAGATAGTCATCAAGGCAATGAACCACCTACCGGAAGCATTAAGTGCATCGCCTTCCCTTCCAATTCGACCTCTCCCTTGAAaccataattaaagaaaaaagagtacTTTTCAGGTAGGGAGGTAGGTGCATAGATGGAAGAAACAAGAAATGACTAAGCAAAGGTCCGTGTCTTGTCTAGTTGTGTGATGCTGtttgattatataaattaattaatctaatctcttaatatttttgaatcgttttgataagTGGCCTGATCAAACAGTTAGATTTGTAATTAGCTAGTGGTgggttttataattatgttttactACTATAGCTATAGAATTGACAAGCAAGTATTAATTGGGGAGCCATCGACGAATGTGGTGCAGCTGGTAAATTGCCCAAGAACAATGGAATACCATGGAGAGAAGATTCAGGGCTACAAGATGGAAACGGTTCTGATTTTTCTAAATTAGGTCTTGTTGGAGGATATTATGATGCTGGGGATAACACCAAGTTTCATTTTCCCATGGCATTTGCCATGACAATGTTGAGCTGGAGCGTCATTGAATACAGTCAGAAATATGAGGCCATTGACGAGTACAAGCATACCAGAGATTTAATCAAGTGGGGCACTGATTACTTGCTATTAACCTTCAACTCCAGTGCCAGCAAAATCGACAAAATCTATTGCCAGGTAATAATCTtcaatcaaaatgaattttatgtGCATTTGACTGTATTTCCATTTATTAAGACCTGAACAGACAgcttatttttgtgtttatttccCAGGTTGGTGGATCTCAAAATGGCTCCAGACAGCCAGATGATCATTACTGCTGGCAGAGACCTGAAGATATGGACTATCCGAGGCCTTCCCGAGTTGTAAATGCAGGGTCTGACCTTGCAGGAGAGATGGCAGCAGCCCTCGCTGCAGCGTCTATAGTATTCCGAGACGACGAGGTCTATTCAGAAAAGCTTGTAAGAGGTGCAGAGACAGTATATGCCTTTGCCAGGGATCCTGGAAAACGGCAACCATATTCTCGTGGGAAACCTTACATTGAACCTTTCTACAACTCCACTGGATATTATGATGAGTTCATTTGGGGCGCTACATGGCTGTACTATGCCACAGGAAATATTAACTACATTAGATGGGCAACCGAACCAGGCTTCTCTAAGCACTCCAAGGCACTTTACAGGATTTCTGAGTTGAGTGTGCTGAGTTGGGACAACAAGTTACCAGCAGCTATGCTGCTGTTAACAAGGTGCAGGATATTCTTGAATCCAGGATATCCATACGAGGAGATGTTGCATATGTATCACAACAAGACAGAACTTAACATGTGTTCTTATCTCCAACAGTTCAATGTATTCAACTGGACTAAAGGTACAGACATAAGATCTCACTCTTTAATCACGTGTTTTATGTGCTACTGTTTGCTTGAATAGATCATGTGCCAGTAGTTTTGACttgtttttccttaattttgaatttttttctgacGAGTTTTCAAAAACTTGCAGGGGGGATGATCCAACTGAGCAGTGGAAGGCCACAGCCTCTTCAGTATGTGGCTAATACTGCCTTTTTAGCATCACTCTTTGTCGATTATCTGAATGCCACTAGAGTTCCAGGATTCCAGTGTGGTTCCAAATTTATTCCACTGGATGTCCTTCGGAGCTTCGCCACCTCACAGGTGCCCTTTTCAAGATACTTGCTAATTATAGCTGATAAATTTTCCCCATTGCCATTTCAGCTCCAATAGGCAGTCCTAGGGTTTTAATTGTTTAAGCCAAGAACTGCTGACCTAAACAGCTGATCAGAGTCATGTACCATAGAAAACAAACTTCGGATTTGCTGGCCACTTTCAGATTGGTATCCAAAACATTTATTAGTTTTTGGGCAGGGAAATTTCAACTTTCCGAACTCTTATTCAGACGTGAATTGTAGTATCAATAATGCTATGCCTCAGCCACAGAATATAGTCACTCTTCTTGAAATGGCCTCTTACATTCTTTTATATCCACAGTAGACTAATCTTCTCGTGATTTTTCTCAAAACAGATCAACTACATCCTAGGTGATAACCCCATGAAAATGAGCTATGTGGTGGGGTATGGCACCAAGTTCCCCAGACATATTCATCACCGTGGGGCATCAATACCCAACGACAAGAGAAGGTATTCATGCACAGGCGGATGGAAGTGGCGTGACAGCCCCAAACCCAATCCTAACAACATTACAGGAGCCATGGTCGGAGGGCCTGATAGGTTTGACCGGTTCCGTGATGTTCGTAAAAATTACAACTTTACCGAGCCAACTTTAGCTGGAAATGCAGGACTAGTAGCTGCGCTTTCATCCTTGACAAGCAGTGGTGGAATTGGCATCGACAAAAATAGAATGTTTTCAGCAGTTCCACCACTCTACCCTCCAAGTCCTCCACCTCCTCCAGCTTGGAAGCCTTGAGCTG is part of the Populus alba chromosome 10, ASM523922v2, whole genome shotgun sequence genome and encodes:
- the LOC118043126 gene encoding conserved oligomeric Golgi complex subunit 1, with amino-acid sequence MRVSTPSVTDERAASLSGGGYRDAESLFRTKAIPEIRNVESETRQQIEEKKEELRQLVGNRYRDLIDSADSIVHMKSYCESISRNIASIHTNIRSLSASPLSETPKFTSPNSTRGNSYGIACRVKYLVDTPENIWGCLDEFMFLEAAGRYARAKHVQSKLVNRDYNKILLNFPLLQHQWQIVESFKAQISQKSRERLSDQGLEIGGYADALAAAAVIDELEPDQVLGLFLDSRKSWILQKLGGFGGVDVKNDIVSGEVVVFVFCEVLKIIQVSVGQVGELFLQVLNDMPLFYKVILSSPPASQLFGGIPNPDEEVRLWKLFREKLESVNAALDKEYIARTCMSWLRDCGGQIVSKINGKFLIDAIATGGELAVAEKMIRETMDSKQVLEGSLEWLKSVFGSEIELPWSRIRELVLEDDSDLWDEIFEGAFVQRMKTIIISRFEDLVRAINLGESICATGETPGEQIDFQAYLNRPSTGGGVWFIEPNTKKSGLGPGHKASPEKNDFHSCLSAYFAPEVSRIRDAVDSCCQSVLEDLLSFLESPKAALRIKDLAPFLQDKCYESISTILTELKKELDSLYAAMGNANNVGQRVPPAIVVEKSLYIGRLLFAFQNHSKHIPVILGSPRFWAKDTMAAVFDKLPSVLRQSRFANEYPIPDSPGRQSPTSSKRQSSSATAALRGANESASPKLEELGRIMKDLCIRAHNLWISWLSDELSAILARDLGKDDGLSATTPLRGWEETVVKQEQSDESQAEMKISLPSMPSLYIISFLFRACEEIHRIGGHVLDKSILQKFASSLLEKVIEIYEDFLSSRESHQSQVSEKGVLQILLDLRFSADVLSGGDCNINEEISRNPKVKVPFRRKQEQSQMKSVSRERIDGLINRFSQRLDPIDWLTYEPYLWENERQSYLRHAVLFGFFVQLNRMYTDTMQKLPSNPESNIMRCSTVPRFKYLPISAPALSSRGTTKTSIQGTANDISSRSSWKAYTNGELSRNIDLDENTSFGVAAPILKSFMQVGSRFGESTLKLGSMLTDGQVGIFKDRSAAAMSTFGDILPVQAAGLLSSFTATRSDS
- the LOC118043127 gene encoding LOW QUALITY PROTEIN: endoglucanase 12 (The sequence of the model RefSeq protein was modified relative to this genomic sequence to represent the inferred CDS: deleted 1 base in 1 codon) — encoded protein: MHSANHRGGSFEIYNGAAESTTDDEKSRNMEWDKAALQPQRHHLDETQQSWLLYRQETKKKKYVDFGCIACSHRALKWTLYAFVFAVLVILLPTVLAKTLPKHRSKPSPPDNYTLALHKALLFFNAQKSGKLPKNNGIPWREDSGLQDGNGSDFSKLGLVGGYYDAGDNTKFHFPMAFAMTMLSWSVIEYSQKYEAIDEYKHTRDLIKWGTDYLLLTFNSSASKIDKIYCQVGGSQNGSRQPDDHYCWQRPEDMDYPRPSRVVNAGSDLAGEMAAALAAASIVFRDDEVYSEKLVRGAETVYAFARDPGKRQPYSRGKPYIEPFYNSTGYYDEFIWGATWLYYATGNINYIRWATEPGFSKHSKALYRISELSVLSWDNKLPAAMLLLTRCRIFLNPGYPYEEMLHMYHNKTELNMCSYLQQFNVFNWTKGGMIQLSSGRPQPLQYVANTAFLASLFVDYLNATRVPGFQCGSKFIPLDVLRSFATSQINYILGDNPMKMSYVVGYGTKFPRHIHHRGASIPNDKRRYSCTGGWKWRDSPKPNPNNITGAMVGGPDRFDRFRDVRKNYNFTEPTLAGNAGLVAALSSLTSSGGIGIDKNRMFSAVPPLYPPSPPPPPAGSLELLNFLSPTARALFIVLLFLKFRFRALVYTSLYTRYVHYCATSGSSCYTVHSSKQTVALLSYQCKCLWESD